The Henckelia pumila isolate YLH828 chromosome 2, ASM3356847v2, whole genome shotgun sequence genome includes a window with the following:
- the LOC140882796 gene encoding probable aspartic proteinase GIP2, translating to MASFAPIFAILLFLLVSISHAQSSFRPKALLLRVEKDASTLQYVTKINQRTPLVPVSLVVHLGGQFLWVDCDKNYVSSSYRPVRCRSAQCSLARATACGDCTNGPRPGCNTNTCSVIPDNPFIRTATSGELAQDVISIQSTDGSNPGRVATVPNYIFTCAPTFLLEGLARGATGLAGLGRARVGLPLQLAAAFSFPRKFAICLATSGIIIFGDGPYRFLPGLEPSLRYTPLFINPVSTASAFTQGDPSDEYFIRINSIRINDKPLSINTTLLKIDSEGNGGTKISTVNPYTTLETSIYRAFTSVFIQEAAARNISRVAAVSPFGVCFSTQNVVFTRVGPSVPDINLVLQGENAVWTITGSNSMVYINDNVLCLTFVDGGLNPRTSVVIGAYQLENNLLQFDLAASRLGFSGTLLGIRTTCSNFNFTSNA from the coding sequence ATGGCTTCATTTGCCCCAATCTTTGCCATCCTTTTGTTCCTGCTGGTCTCCATCTCCCACGCACAATCCTCGTTTCGACCCAAAGCTCTTCTGCTCCGGGTCGAAAAAGATGCTTCTACCCTTCAATACGTCACCAAAATCAACCAAAGAACACCTCTGGTGCCTGTGAGCCTAGTCGTTCATCTCGGAGGCCAATTCTTGTGGGTCGATTGCGACAAAAACTACGTGTCATCGTCGTATCGGCCCGTTCGTTGTCGCTCAGCCCAATGCTCCCTGGCACGAGCTACTGCATGTGGGGATTGTACGAATGGGCCTAGACCTGGATGCAACACTAATACTTGCAGTGTCATCCCAGATAACCCTTTCATCCGCACAGCAACAAGCGGGGAGCTAGCGCAAGATGTCATCTCCATTCAATCGACCGACGGGTCAAACCCCGGAAGGGTGGCGACGGTGCCCAATTACATATTCACGTGTGCGCCCACGTTTCTACTCGAGGGCCTGGCACGGGGTGCGACGGGCCTTGCGGGGCTGGGAAGGGCCCGAGTTGGCTTGCCATTGCAATTGGCAGCCGCTTTCAGCTTCCCCCGGAAATTCGCCATTTGCCTGGCCACGAGCGGAATCATAATCTTCGGAGACGGCCCGTACAGATTCCTTCCGGGATTGGAACCTTCGTTGAGATACACACCTCTGTTCATCAACCCCGTCAGCACCGCATCGGCTTTCACGCAAGGCGACCCGTCTGACGAATACTTCATCCGCATAAACTCTATCAGAATCAACGACAAGCCTCTTTCCATCAACACGACGCTCCTGAAAATCGACAGCGAAGGCAATGGCGGGACCAAGATCAGCACCGTGAATCCATACACCACTCTGGAAACATCCATTTACAGAGCATTCACTTCGGTCTTCATTCAAGAAGCCGCCGCCAGGAACATCAGCCGGGTGGCGGCGGTGTCGCCTTTCGGCGTGTGTTTCAGCACGCAGAACGTCGTCTTCACGAGGGTGGGGCCTTCGGTTCCGGACATCAATCTTGTGTTGCAAGGAGAGAATGCAGTTTGGACGATTACTGGTTCGAATTCGATGGTGTACATTAATGACAATGTTTTGTGCTTGACGTTTGTGGATGGAGGGCTGAATCCAAGAACTTCGGTGGTGATCGGAGCGTACCAATTGGAGAACAATCTTCTTCAGTTTGATTTGGCTGCTTCGAGATTGGGATTCAGTGGAACTCTTTTGGGGATCCGAACTACTTGTTCCAACTTCAACTTCACTTCCAATGCCTGA
- the LOC140882075 gene encoding probable aspartic proteinase GIP2 yields the protein MASFAPIFAILLFLLVSVSDAQSSFRPKALLLRVEKDATTLQYVTKINQRTPLVPVSLVVHLGGQFLWVDCDQNYVSSSYRPVRCRSAQCSLARYTGCGDCFNGPRPGCNNNTCGATPDNPFTRTATGGELAQDVISLQSTDGSNPGRVATVPNYIFTCAPTFLLEGLARGATGLAGLGRARVGMPLQLAAAFSFPRKFAICLSESGIIIFGDGPYSLLPGLEPPLTYTPLFINPVSTASAFSLGEPSDEYFIRINSIRINDKPLSINATLLTIDSEGKGGTKISTVNPYTTLETSIYRAFTSLFIQEAAARNISRVSAVAPFDVCFSSQNAFPTRVGPSVPYIDLVLQGQNAVWTITGSNSMVEVNDNVLCLGFLDGGSNPRTSVVIGGYQLEDNFFQFDLAASRLGFSGSLFLFRTTCANFNFTSNA from the coding sequence ATGGCTTCATTTGCCCCAATCTTTGCTATCCTTTTGTTCCTACTAGTGTCCGTCTCCGATGCACAATCCTCGTTTCGACCCAAAGCTCTCCTCCTCCGAGTGGAAAAGGATGCCACTACCCTTCAGTACGTCACCAAGATCAACCAAAGGACACCTTTGGTGCCTGTGAGCCTAGTTGTTCATCTTGGAGGCCAATTTTTGTGGGTCGATTGCGACCAAAACTACGTATCATCCTCGTACCGACCCGTTCGCTGTCGCTCAGCCCAATGCTCTCTCGCAAGGTATACTGGATGCGGGGATTGTTTCAATGGGCCTAGACCTGGCTGCAACAATAACACATGCGGTGCTACCCCAGATAACCCCTTCACTCGCACCGCAACCGGTGGGGAGCTAGCACAGGACGTCATCTCCCTTCAGTCGACCGACGGGTCAAACCCCGGCAGAGTCGCGACGGTACCCAATTACATATTCACGTGTGCGCCCACGTTTTTACTCGAGGGCCTAGCAAGGGGTGCAACAGGCCTGGCGGGGCTGGGAAGGGCCCGAGTTGGTATGCCATTGCAATTGGCAGCGGCTTTCAGTTTCCCCAGGAAATTCGCCATTTGCCTGTCCGAAAGCGGAATCATAATTTTCGGAGACGGCCCGTATAGCCTCCTCCCAGGATTGGAACCTCCATTGACATACACCCCGCTGTTCATCAACCCAGTCAGCACGGCTTCGGCTTTCTCGCTAGGCGAACCATCTGACGAATACTTTATCCGCATAAACTCCATCAGAATCAACGACAAGCCTCTTTCCATCAACGCGACACTCCTGACGATCGACAGCGAAGGCAAAGGCGGGACCAAAATCAGCACCGTGAATCCGTACACCACCCTGGAAACCTCCATTTACAGAGCATTCACTTCTCTCTTCATTCAAGAAGCCGCGGCCCGGAACATCAGCCGGGTGTCGGCTGTGGCGCCTTTTGACGTTTGTTTCAGCTCCCAGAACGCCTTCCCAACCCGGGTGGGGCCTTCGGTTCCATACATCGATCTGGTTTTGCAAGGACAGAATGCGGTTTGGACGATTACTGGTTCGAATTCAATGGTGGAAGTGAATGACAATGTTTTGTGTCTGGGATTTTTGGATGGAGGGTCGAATCCAAGAACCTCTGTTGTGATCGGTGGGTACCAATTGGAGGACAACTTTTTCCAGTTCGATTTGGCTGCTTCAAGGTTAGGATTCAGTGGCTCGCTTTTCTTGTTCCGAACTACTTGTGCCAACTTCAACTTCACTTCCAATGCTTAA